One window of Chryseobacterium indologenes genomic DNA carries:
- a CDS encoding PaaI family thioesterase, whose product MNPRQVADYMFNQDYFSQWMNIKMIEVKENYCLIEMPIKKDMINGLKTVHGGVTFAFADSALAFSSNSTGDAAVALNCIINFTKAGKEGDIFRAESILVNDTRKTAVYDIQITNQNSELIAKFVGTVYKIGKKVTDL is encoded by the coding sequence ATGAATCCAAGACAAGTAGCAGATTATATGTTCAATCAGGATTATTTTTCCCAGTGGATGAATATCAAAATGATTGAAGTAAAAGAAAATTACTGTTTAATAGAAATGCCCATTAAGAAAGATATGATTAACGGGCTTAAAACAGTTCATGGCGGAGTTACCTTTGCTTTTGCAGACTCAGCGTTGGCATTTTCATCCAACAGTACGGGTGATGCTGCTGTAGCGCTGAACTGTATTATCAATTTTACCAAAGCCGGAAAGGAAGGAGATATTTTCAGAGCCGAAAGTATTTTGGTGAATGATACCAGAAAAACGGCGGTTTATGACATTCAGATTACCAATCAAAACAGTGAGCTGATTGCAAAATTTGTTGGAACAGTCTATAAAATAGGGAAAAAAGTCACCGACTTATAA
- a CDS encoding alpha/beta hydrolase — protein sequence MKKLLLGIFAFFLIAYVMLCVGIYFYQEKIIFYPEKLPENYKFKFDGDFEEITVTTKDKKHLNSVLFKAQNPKGVIFYLHGNGGSLKEWGEVAELYANMNYDTFILDYRGYGKSEDKIKNKEQLFSDVESAYKELLKRYPENKIIILGYSIGTGLAAKLASMQNARLLILQAPYYSMEDEMSQKFSFLPKFLLKYNFETGEYLKTVKSPVVIFHGDKDEVINYKSSLKLKNSFKKGDSLILLKDQYHNGITDNLDYQNSLKIILDSDKK from the coding sequence ATGAAAAAGTTACTTCTGGGAATATTTGCTTTTTTTCTTATCGCATATGTGATGTTATGTGTGGGAATCTACTTCTATCAGGAGAAAATTATTTTTTATCCTGAAAAGTTACCGGAGAATTACAAATTTAAATTTGACGGTGATTTTGAAGAAATAACGGTTACAACAAAAGATAAAAAACATTTAAACTCCGTTTTATTTAAAGCTCAAAACCCTAAAGGCGTAATTTTTTATCTTCATGGGAATGGAGGTTCATTAAAAGAATGGGGTGAAGTAGCTGAACTGTATGCCAATATGAACTATGATACATTTATATTGGATTACCGAGGGTACGGAAAAAGTGAAGATAAGATTAAGAATAAAGAGCAGCTTTTTTCGGATGTTGAGAGTGCTTATAAGGAGCTTTTGAAAAGATATCCGGAGAACAAAATTATCATTTTAGGATATTCTATAGGAACGGGCTTAGCTGCAAAATTAGCATCAATGCAGAACGCAAGATTATTGATTTTACAGGCTCCGTATTATAGTATGGAAGATGAAATGAGTCAAAAATTTTCATTTCTTCCTAAGTTTTTACTGAAATATAATTTTGAGACCGGTGAATATTTAAAAACCGTTAAGTCGCCCGTTGTAATTTTTCATGGCGATAAAGATGAGGTTATTAATTATAAGTCATCCTTAAAACTTAAAAATAGCTTTAAAAAAGGTGATAGTCTGATTCTATTAAAAGATCAGTATCACAACGGAATAACAGATAATTTGGATTATCAGAATTCATTGAAAATAATTCTCGATTCTGATAAAAAGTAA
- the pcaF gene encoding 3-oxoadipyl-CoA thiolase, with the protein MNNVYIIDYVRTPISKLQGGLSEVRADDLAAIVIKEVVARNPEVPVEEIEDVIFGCANQAGEDNRNVARMGLLLAGLPYKIGGETVNRLCASGMSAVANAFRSIAAGEGEIYIAGGVEHMTRSPYVMSKPSAAFGRDSQMFDTTFGWRFINPKMKELYGVDGMGETAENLADIHQINREDQDKFALWSQQKATKAQESGRLAEEIVKVEIPQRKGDPIIFEKDEFIKPTSSMEGLAKLRPAFRKEGTVTAGNASGMNDGAAALILASEEAVKKYGLKPKARILGSSVAGVEPRIMGIGPVEATQKLLKRLNLSLEDMDIIELNEAFAAQALAVTRSLGLKDNDARINPNGGAIAIGHPLGVSGARIVGSAAMELQKQDKKYALCTLCIGVGQGYAMVIEKV; encoded by the coding sequence ATGAACAACGTATACATCATAGACTATGTCAGAACTCCCATCTCAAAACTGCAGGGAGGATTATCAGAAGTAAGAGCAGATGATTTAGCTGCTATTGTTATCAAAGAAGTAGTTGCGAGAAATCCTGAAGTTCCTGTAGAGGAAATTGAAGATGTTATTTTCGGATGTGCCAATCAGGCGGGTGAAGATAACAGAAACGTAGCAAGAATGGGACTTTTATTGGCTGGTCTTCCATATAAAATTGGAGGTGAGACAGTAAACAGACTTTGTGCTTCGGGAATGTCTGCAGTAGCAAATGCATTCCGTTCCATTGCTGCAGGAGAAGGTGAAATTTATATTGCAGGAGGCGTTGAGCATATGACACGTTCTCCTTATGTGATGTCAAAACCAAGTGCAGCTTTCGGAAGAGACAGTCAGATGTTTGATACCACTTTCGGATGGCGTTTTATCAACCCTAAGATGAAAGAATTATACGGGGTTGACGGAATGGGAGAAACTGCTGAAAACTTAGCAGATATCCACCAGATCAACAGGGAAGATCAGGATAAATTTGCCCTTTGGTCTCAGCAGAAGGCTACAAAAGCTCAGGAAAGCGGAAGATTGGCAGAAGAAATTGTAAAAGTTGAAATTCCTCAGAGAAAAGGAGATCCTATTATTTTCGAAAAAGATGAATTCATTAAGCCAACATCTTCTATGGAAGGTCTTGCAAAACTTCGTCCTGCTTTCAGAAAAGAAGGAACGGTAACTGCAGGAAATGCTTCTGGAATGAATGACGGTGCCGCAGCTTTGATTTTAGCAAGTGAAGAAGCTGTGAAAAAATATGGATTAAAACCAAAAGCCAGAATTTTAGGTTCTTCCGTAGCCGGAGTAGAGCCAAGAATTATGGGAATCGGTCCGGTAGAAGCCACTCAAAAGCTATTGAAGAGATTAAATCTTTCTCTTGAAGATATGGACATCATTGAACTAAACGAAGCATTCGCAGCACAGGCACTTGCTGTGACAAGAAGTTTAGGATTAAAAGATAATGACGCAAGAATAAACCCGAATGGTGGAGCAATAGCAATTGGTCACCCACTGGGAGTTTCCGGGGCAAGAATTGTAGGTTCTGCAGCTATGGAACTTCAGAAGCAGGATAAAAAATATGCATTGTGTACCCTTTGTATCGGTGTAGGGCAAGGATATGCAATGGTGATTGAAAAAGTATAA
- the paaZ gene encoding phenylacetic acid degradation bifunctional protein PaaZ: MEKLKNYIYGQWVEGSGSGVPLYNAVTGELVAVSDTEGLNFEQALDYGRTVGYKNLSSMTFYDRGEMLKKVALYLLERKKKYYDLSYKTGATHVDSWVDIEGGFGTFFTYSGLAKRMLPNTSFWVDGDTQKISANGTFLGTHILTPSEGVSVQINAYNFPVWGMLEKLSTSLLAGVPSIVKPSPFGSYLTNAVFQDMIESGILPEGAVQLVCGEPGNILDYVQDGDSVLFTGSANTGRKLKSLPSIAGNAVRFNMEADSLNCSILGLEAKPGTPEFDLFIKEVRNEMTTKAGQKCTAIRRIIVPEHLIGDVQNALSKALDQTKIGNPLSRETKMGSLVGRQQYEEVVRKVNLLKSQTELVYDGKHELVDADYENGAFMSPKLFLNDKPFEKNISHDVEAFGPVSTLMPYKDAEEAAALAKRGKGSLVGSIVSHDENFIAETSWKMASQHGRIFVLNRDNAKESTGHGSPLPTLMHGGPGRAGGGEEMGGLSGLHFFLQKTAIQGSPDVLKAITKIYQQGAEKKFSDKHPFQKYFEEVEVGDSLETAGRTVTDADIVNFSNVSWDHFYAHTDATSLSGTIFDKTVAHGYFILSAAAGLFVSGKKGPVIANYGLEDCSFFKPVYAGDTITVYLTAKEKINRGVKGRNIPSGVVKWLVEVVNQRDEVVCVATILTLVAKQSPFIDLNVKNIQKMLNGLTETTPALWGKMSPQQMIEHLEQAVLVSFGEPEADKCFTPEENLEKWQDSLYNHRAMPKEFTAPFLPKDGSLPEPTHKNLEAAKQSFMDNLKKFVIYYKENPQAEHMNYVFGKLNKEMWELMHKKHFTHHFQQFGLI, encoded by the coding sequence ATGGAAAAGTTAAAAAACTATATCTACGGACAATGGGTAGAAGGTAGCGGAAGCGGAGTTCCTTTGTACAATGCCGTTACAGGAGAGCTGGTAGCTGTTTCCGATACAGAAGGGCTTAATTTTGAGCAGGCTCTTGACTACGGAAGAACCGTAGGATACAAAAACCTTTCTTCAATGACTTTCTACGACCGCGGAGAAATGTTGAAAAAAGTAGCGCTTTACCTGCTGGAAAGAAAGAAAAAATATTACGACTTATCATATAAAACTGGAGCTACACATGTTGATTCATGGGTGGATATTGAAGGAGGTTTCGGGACTTTCTTTACCTATTCCGGATTGGCAAAAAGAATGCTTCCCAATACTTCATTTTGGGTAGATGGAGATACTCAGAAAATTTCTGCTAACGGAACTTTTTTAGGAACTCATATTTTAACACCTAGTGAAGGAGTTTCTGTACAGATCAATGCCTATAACTTTCCGGTGTGGGGAATGTTGGAAAAGCTTTCTACTTCATTATTAGCGGGCGTTCCTTCTATTGTGAAGCCATCTCCTTTCGGGTCTTATCTTACGAATGCTGTATTCCAGGATATGATTGAAAGTGGAATTTTACCTGAAGGTGCCGTGCAGTTAGTCTGCGGAGAACCGGGAAATATTCTGGATTATGTACAGGATGGAGACTCTGTGTTATTTACAGGTTCAGCCAATACAGGAAGAAAATTAAAATCACTTCCTTCCATCGCTGGTAATGCTGTTCGTTTCAATATGGAAGCAGATTCATTAAACTGTTCTATCCTTGGATTGGAAGCAAAACCGGGAACTCCTGAATTTGATTTATTCATCAAAGAAGTTCGTAACGAAATGACCACGAAAGCAGGACAAAAATGTACAGCGATCAGAAGAATCATCGTTCCGGAACATTTAATCGGTGACGTTCAGAATGCATTGTCTAAAGCTTTAGATCAGACTAAAATAGGAAACCCATTAAGCAGAGAAACCAAAATGGGTTCTTTGGTGGGAAGACAGCAGTATGAAGAAGTGGTAAGAAAAGTAAACCTGTTAAAATCACAAACAGAACTTGTCTATGACGGTAAGCACGAGCTGGTAGATGCAGACTACGAAAATGGTGCATTTATGAGTCCGAAACTATTCCTGAACGACAAACCTTTTGAAAAAAATATCTCTCATGATGTAGAAGCTTTCGGGCCGGTATCTACATTGATGCCGTATAAAGATGCTGAAGAAGCAGCCGCACTGGCAAAAAGAGGAAAAGGAAGTTTGGTAGGATCTATCGTTTCTCACGATGAGAACTTTATCGCAGAAACTTCATGGAAAATGGCTTCCCAGCACGGAAGAATCTTTGTTCTGAACAGAGATAATGCCAAAGAAAGTACAGGTCACGGTTCACCACTTCCTACATTAATGCACGGAGGTCCTGGTAGAGCAGGTGGCGGAGAGGAAATGGGCGGACTAAGCGGTCTTCATTTCTTCTTACAGAAAACAGCAATTCAGGGATCACCGGATGTACTTAAAGCAATTACTAAGATCTATCAGCAGGGCGCAGAGAAAAAATTCTCAGACAAGCATCCTTTCCAGAAATATTTTGAGGAAGTGGAAGTAGGAGACTCTTTAGAAACAGCAGGAAGAACAGTTACTGATGCAGATATCGTCAACTTCTCCAATGTTTCATGGGATCATTTCTATGCTCATACTGACGCAACTAGTTTATCAGGAACTATCTTTGATAAGACCGTAGCTCACGGCTATTTCATTCTTTCAGCAGCAGCAGGATTGTTTGTTTCAGGCAAAAAAGGACCTGTTATTGCCAATTACGGATTGGAAGACTGTAGCTTCTTCAAACCTGTATATGCCGGAGATACGATCACTGTTTATCTGACAGCAAAAGAAAAAATCAACAGAGGAGTAAAAGGAAGAAACATTCCTTCAGGTGTTGTAAAATGGCTGGTTGAAGTTGTAAACCAAAGAGATGAGGTAGTTTGCGTGGCAACAATCTTAACATTGGTTGCAAAACAATCCCCTTTCATTGATCTGAATGTAAAAAATATTCAGAAAATGTTGAATGGATTAACAGAAACTACTCCTGCGCTTTGGGGGAAAATGTCACCACAGCAGATGATTGAACATTTGGAACAGGCAGTTCTGGTAAGTTTTGGAGAACCGGAAGCAGATAAATGTTTCACTCCGGAGGAAAATCTTGAAAAATGGCAGGATTCCCTTTACAACCACAGAGCAATGCCAAAAGAATTTACAGCTCCGTTCCTTCCTAAAGATGGCTCACTTCCGGAACCAACACACAAGAATCTGGAAGCCGCAAAACAGTCATTCATGGATAACCTGAAGAAATTTGTGATCTATTACAAAGAAAATCCACAGGCAGAGCACATGAATTATGTATTTGGAAAACTGAATAAAGAAATGTGGGAACTGATGCACAAAAAACATTTTACCCACCACTTCCAGCAGTTTGGATTGATTTAA
- a CDS encoding enoyl-CoA hydratase-related protein, producing MYTQLDIETHFDGKLKIAYLNQPETMNALTKPALGDLKDFIKECNEDETVRCVAISGRGRAFCSGQNLDEAFVVGKEHHDHDIIRKIVVDYYNPLVLEVTRCRKPVIALVNGPAVGAGAMLALICDFVLASNKAYFSQAFSNIGLIPDTGGTYFLPKLLGRQLANYLAFTGKKLSAEESKSYGLVAEVFSEEEFASKSMEILERMSNMPTAAIKLTKKAFAHSYTNTLKEQLELEGDLQQEAAETEDFIEGVNAFLQKRKPNYKGK from the coding sequence ATGTATACACAACTCGATATTGAAACGCATTTTGACGGGAAGCTTAAAATTGCATATCTGAATCAGCCAGAAACAATGAATGCCCTTACAAAGCCGGCTTTAGGAGATCTGAAAGATTTTATCAAAGAATGCAACGAAGATGAAACTGTAAGATGTGTTGCTATTTCCGGAAGAGGAAGAGCGTTCTGCTCAGGTCAGAATCTGGACGAAGCTTTTGTGGTAGGCAAAGAACACCATGATCATGACATCATCAGAAAAATTGTGGTAGATTATTATAACCCTTTAGTGTTAGAGGTTACACGTTGCAGAAAACCTGTTATCGCATTGGTAAATGGTCCTGCAGTAGGAGCTGGTGCTATGTTGGCTCTGATCTGTGACTTTGTTTTGGCAAGTAATAAAGCATACTTCTCACAGGCATTCTCAAATATCGGCTTAATTCCTGATACAGGAGGAACATACTTCTTACCGAAGCTTTTAGGTAGACAATTGGCCAATTATTTAGCGTTTACAGGTAAAAAATTATCTGCTGAAGAATCTAAATCTTATGGTCTTGTTGCTGAAGTTTTCTCGGAAGAAGAATTCGCATCAAAATCAATGGAAATTCTTGAAAGAATGTCGAACATGCCAACCGCGGCAATTAAGCTTACCAAAAAAGCTTTTGCACATTCTTATACCAATACATTGAAAGAGCAGCTTGAGCTGGAAGGAGATCTACAGCAGGAAGCAGCAGAAACAGAAGACTTCATTGAAGGAGTAAATGCCTTTTTACAGAAAAGAAAACCTAATTATAAAGGAAAATAA
- the paaD gene encoding 1,2-phenylacetyl-CoA epoxidase subunit PaaD: MNQLLDLLKTIPDPEIPVIDIVELGIVRDAQVTGENTCEVIITPTYSACPAMFTIEEDIIKMMKENGWEAKVVTKMFPIWTTDWLTDEAREKLRVYGITPPEKGADEHHIGKPKKCPRCGSEHTKQISRFGSTLCKASYQCLDCLEPFDYFKCH; encoded by the coding sequence ATGAATCAGCTTTTAGATTTATTAAAAACAATTCCCGACCCGGAAATTCCGGTGATTGATATCGTGGAATTAGGAATTGTAAGAGATGCACAGGTCACAGGTGAAAATACGTGTGAAGTGATCATTACGCCTACTTATTCTGCCTGTCCTGCAATGTTTACCATTGAAGAGGATATTATCAAAATGATGAAAGAAAACGGATGGGAAGCAAAAGTAGTTACCAAGATGTTTCCGATCTGGACAACGGACTGGCTGACTGATGAAGCGAGAGAAAAACTTCGTGTCTACGGAATCACTCCTCCTGAAAAAGGAGCAGATGAACATCATATCGGGAAACCGAAAAAATGTCCGCGCTGTGGTTCTGAGCATACCAAGCAGATCAGCAGATTTGGGTCTACCTTATGTAAAGCCTCTTATCAATGCTTAGACTGTCTGGAACCTTTTGATTATTTTAAATGTCATTAA
- a CDS encoding 3-hydroxyacyl-CoA dehydrogenase NAD-binding domain-containing protein, whose product MNIGIIGAGTMGVGIAQVAATAGCKVVLFDANAPQIDKALSGLEKTLQKLTEKGKISQEKAAEIRNNIVKGEALQNLKDSDLVIEAIIENKEIKTKVFTELENYVSENCILSSNTSSISITSLGAELKKPERFIGIHFFNPAPLMPLVEVIPSLLTEKTLAEKIYNLMKEWGKTPVIAKDIPGFIVNRIARPYYGEALRIVEENIATPEQVDDAMKTLGNFKMGPFELMDLIGVDVNFAVTTTVYKDYFYDPKYKPSLLQQRMSEAKLHGRKTGKGFYDYSEGAEKPVAQKDDALYQQIFLRIISMLINEAVEAKRLGVANDEDIELAMQKGVNYPKGLLSWGQEIGYAKISETLQNLYEEYQEERYRQSSLLRKL is encoded by the coding sequence ATGAATATTGGAATTATTGGGGCAGGAACCATGGGCGTAGGAATTGCTCAGGTAGCTGCAACAGCAGGATGCAAAGTTGTTTTATTCGACGCTAATGCTCCACAAATTGATAAAGCGCTTTCAGGTTTAGAAAAGACCCTTCAAAAGCTGACTGAGAAAGGCAAAATCTCTCAGGAAAAAGCAGCAGAAATCAGAAACAATATCGTGAAAGGTGAAGCATTACAGAATTTAAAAGATTCTGATTTGGTGATCGAAGCCATTATCGAAAACAAAGAGATCAAAACCAAAGTGTTTACAGAGCTTGAAAATTATGTTTCAGAAAACTGTATCCTTAGTTCCAATACCTCTTCTATCTCTATCACCTCTCTGGGTGCAGAACTAAAGAAACCGGAGCGTTTCATCGGAATTCACTTTTTCAATCCGGCTCCGTTGATGCCTTTAGTGGAAGTTATTCCATCCTTATTGACAGAAAAAACTTTAGCAGAAAAAATCTACAACCTCATGAAAGAATGGGGGAAAACTCCTGTTATTGCCAAAGATATTCCCGGATTTATCGTCAACAGAATTGCCAGACCTTATTATGGGGAAGCACTTAGGATTGTTGAGGAAAACATCGCAACACCGGAACAGGTGGATGATGCCATGAAAACACTGGGTAATTTCAAAATGGGACCTTTCGAATTGATGGATCTTATCGGTGTCGATGTCAATTTTGCAGTAACAACAACTGTTTACAAAGATTATTTCTATGATCCGAAATACAAGCCGTCTCTATTACAGCAAAGAATGTCTGAAGCAAAACTTCACGGAAGAAAGACTGGGAAAGGTTTCTACGATTACAGTGAAGGAGCAGAAAAACCTGTTGCTCAGAAAGACGATGCTTTATACCAGCAGATATTTTTAAGAATCATTTCAATGCTGATCAATGAAGCGGTTGAAGCCAAAAGATTAGGGGTTGCCAATGACGAAGATATTGAGCTGGCAATGCAGAAAGGCGTAAACTATCCGAAAGGATTACTAAGCTGGGGACAAGAAATCGGGTATGCAAAAATCTCCGAAACCCTGCAAAACCTATACGAAGAATATCAGGAAGAGAGATATAGACAAAGTTCTTTGCTGAGAAAACTATAA
- a CDS encoding transferase hexapeptide repeat family protein, whose protein sequence is MNIYSYHGIRPIIKPSAYIHPQAVIIGNVEIGEEVYIGPNAVIRGDWGKIIIKDGANVQENCTLHVFPNIETILEESAHIGHGAIIHSGHIGKNCLIGMNSVVMDKAYIGDESIVGALAFVPANFRCEPRKLVVGSPAKIIRDVSDEMIHWKTEGTKLYQELAREGKEAILPCEPFTEYVQQIPTKIVDYSIWDDIK, encoded by the coding sequence ATGAACATCTATTCATACCACGGGATTCGTCCCATTATAAAGCCCTCTGCCTATATTCATCCGCAGGCAGTCATTATCGGGAATGTAGAAATAGGGGAAGAAGTATATATTGGTCCCAATGCGGTAATTCGTGGAGACTGGGGGAAAATTATTATTAAAGACGGAGCCAATGTACAGGAAAACTGTACCCTTCATGTTTTCCCGAATATAGAAACCATACTGGAAGAATCTGCACATATCGGGCATGGCGCAATCATTCATTCAGGACACATCGGTAAAAACTGTCTGATCGGAATGAATTCCGTTGTGATGGACAAAGCGTACATCGGTGACGAAAGTATCGTTGGGGCATTAGCTTTTGTACCTGCCAATTTCAGATGCGAACCAAGAAAATTAGTGGTAGGAAGCCCTGCAAAAATTATCCGTGACGTATCTGACGAAATGATTCACTGGAAAACAGAAGGAACAAAACTCTATCAGGAACTGGCAAGAGAAGGAAAAGAAGCTATTCTGCCTTGTGAGCCTTTTACAGAATATGTTCAGCAGATCCCAACAAAAATTGTGGATTACAGCATTTGGGATGATATAAAATAA
- a CDS encoding alpha/beta hydrolase: MIKKIALVCSMVLAMNSVVSAQTVTTKPLTIGEVRTIKSKTLNEDRTLNIYLPQGYDKTKSYPVIYLLDGSINEDFIHVTGLVQFFNQMYSMPETIVIGVANVDRKRDFTFHTDLKDLQKDYPTTGHSDKFIAFLEKELKPYVESQFKTTDKYLFGQSLGGLLAAEILLKKPEMFNNYFIISPSLWWDDESLLKQAPQLLTKSSDTKKFVYVSVGKGEHPVMVKDAEAFYDVLKKAGKKNWTLEYKMMETDNHATILHRSLYEGLVKMFPYQEPK; encoded by the coding sequence ATGATTAAAAAAATTGCACTTGTATGCAGCATGGTGTTGGCGATGAATAGTGTGGTGTCAGCACAAACTGTTACGACAAAACCGCTTACAATCGGAGAAGTGAGGACTATTAAGTCCAAAACGTTAAATGAAGACAGAACGTTGAATATTTATCTTCCACAAGGTTATGATAAAACCAAATCATACCCGGTGATCTATCTGTTGGATGGAAGCATAAATGAAGATTTTATTCACGTTACAGGATTAGTACAATTCTTTAATCAGATGTATTCCATGCCGGAAACCATTGTGATTGGAGTTGCTAATGTAGACAGGAAAAGGGATTTCACCTTTCATACAGATTTAAAAGACTTACAGAAAGATTATCCTACCACAGGACATTCTGATAAGTTTATTGCTTTCCTTGAAAAAGAATTAAAACCTTATGTTGAAAGTCAGTTTAAAACCACGGACAAATATTTGTTCGGGCAATCTTTGGGAGGGCTTCTGGCAGCAGAAATACTTCTGAAAAAGCCGGAAATGTTTAACAACTATTTTATTATCAGTCCAAGCTTATGGTGGGATGATGAAAGCCTTTTAAAGCAGGCTCCTCAATTACTTACAAAATCTTCGGATACTAAAAAGTTTGTCTATGTTTCTGTAGGAAAAGGAGAACATCCGGTAATGGTAAAAGATGCCGAAGCTTTCTACGATGTTTTGAAAAAAGCAGGAAAGAAAAACTGGACATTAGAATATAAAATGATGGAAACAGACAATCATGCAACCATTCTTCACAGAAGTTTATATGAAGGATTAGTGAAAATGTTTCCCTATCAGGAACCGAAATAA
- the paaC gene encoding 1,2-phenylacetyl-CoA epoxidase subunit PaaC — protein sequence MNPLYNYLLKLADDSFIMGQRLSAWCGEGPYLEEDIALTNIALDELGQANNFYVYASRVIDNGKSEDDLAFLRYEHEYVNAHWTELPNEDYAQTILKVYVFAVYQKLMYEALSNSADEELSAIAQKSLKEVRYHYTHAASWMKIFAQGTEESKSRVVKAIEDIWEYTKGLFAKTEGEDDLIALNIVPDADALYEEFIAITKKDFADFGLEYPSNPFMQPKSRTGYHTEYFGFILCELQYMQRAYPGCTW from the coding sequence ATGAACCCATTATATAATTATTTATTAAAACTAGCAGACGACAGTTTCATTATGGGACAGCGTCTGTCTGCATGGTGCGGTGAAGGTCCTTATTTAGAGGAAGATATTGCATTGACGAACATTGCATTAGATGAGTTGGGACAGGCTAACAACTTTTATGTTTATGCTTCAAGAGTAATTGACAACGGTAAAAGTGAAGATGATTTAGCCTTTCTAAGATACGAACACGAATATGTAAATGCACACTGGACAGAACTTCCAAATGAAGACTATGCTCAGACCATTCTGAAAGTTTACGTTTTTGCTGTGTATCAGAAACTGATGTATGAGGCATTGTCCAATTCTGCAGATGAAGAACTTTCGGCTATTGCCCAGAAATCACTAAAGGAAGTAAGATATCATTATACCCATGCTGCATCCTGGATGAAAATTTTCGCTCAGGGTACAGAAGAAAGCAAATCCCGTGTGGTAAAAGCCATTGAAGATATCTGGGAATATACAAAAGGACTTTTTGCTAAAACAGAAGGTGAAGATGATCTTATTGCTTTGAACATCGTTCCGGATGCAGATGCTCTTTACGAAGAATTCATTGCCATTACGAAGAAAGATTTTGCAGATTTCGGGTTGGAATATCCATCAAATCCTTTTATGCAGCCAAAATCAAGAACAGGATATCATACAGAGTATTTTGGATTTATTCTTTGTGAACTTCAATATATGCAGAGAGCGTATCCGGGTTGTACTTGGTAA
- a CDS encoding DUF6624 domain-containing protein, whose product MRKIFLLLFGISAFLMNAQHKVNEALKKELDEIMKVDQGYRMLFDSEITPEKREQLLTTLNIDKEEFKKKGWQMVAEHDSLNVQKIENIIAQYGYPGKTLVGEPTNQAAWYVIQHSTKIGKYLPLIKEAGKKKEIPFTWVAMMEDRYLMQEDKEQIYGTQGKGEMTKDKNGKQVFVNFVWPVKDLKNVNKRRKEAGFDSTIEENAKRMYGPDFRYEPYTLKQALELRNKNK is encoded by the coding sequence ATGAGAAAAATATTTCTACTGCTTTTCGGGATTTCAGCTTTTCTGATGAATGCCCAGCACAAAGTAAATGAAGCTTTGAAAAAAGAACTCGATGAGATTATGAAGGTGGATCAGGGATACAGAATGCTTTTCGATTCCGAAATAACTCCGGAAAAAAGAGAACAGCTCCTGACAACTCTGAATATCGACAAAGAAGAGTTCAAAAAGAAAGGCTGGCAGATGGTTGCAGAACATGATAGTCTGAACGTGCAGAAAATAGAAAATATTATTGCTCAATATGGCTATCCCGGAAAAACACTTGTAGGAGAACCTACAAACCAGGCCGCATGGTACGTAATCCAGCATTCAACCAAAATTGGAAAATATCTTCCTCTCATAAAAGAAGCTGGAAAAAAGAAAGAAATTCCTTTTACATGGGTTGCGATGATGGAAGACCGATATCTGATGCAGGAAGACAAAGAACAGATCTATGGCACACAGGGAAAAGGAGAAATGACAAAAGATAAGAACGGAAAACAAGTCTTTGTCAATTTTGTCTGGCCTGTTAAAGATCTCAAAAATGTTAATAAAAGAAGAAAAGAAGCAGGTTTTGATTCCACTATTGAAGAAAATGCCAAAAGAATGTACGGGCCGGATTTCAGATACGAACCCTATACTTTAAAACAGGCTTTAGAACTAAGAAATAAAAACAAATAA
- the paaB gene encoding 1,2-phenylacetyl-CoA epoxidase subunit PaaB, whose translation MANLDMWEVFIQTKPGLSHKHVGIVQAPTAEMALQNARDVYTRRKEGTSVWVVPSKYIVTSEGVDKEAFFDPADDKLYRHPTFYDIPNDVKNM comes from the coding sequence ATGGCAAATTTAGATATGTGGGAAGTGTTTATTCAAACTAAACCGGGATTATCCCACAAACACGTTGGAATTGTACAGGCACCAACAGCAGAAATGGCTTTGCAGAACGCAAGAGACGTTTATACAAGAAGAAAAGAAGGAACTTCTGTTTGGGTAGTTCCAAGTAAATATATTGTGACCTCGGAAGGAGTGGACAAAGAAGCATTCTTCGATCCGGCTGATGATAAACTATACCGTCATCCAACGTTCTACGACATTCCAAACGATGTAAAAAATATGTAA